The genomic DNA CTGCGAGAGACGTTGAGGAACTGTTGCTGCGAACGCTTCAGTTGAACCGCACCGCCGCGGATTCCAGCATCCGCGACGACGGCAGCTCCGTTTTTCGCCGACGCATCGATTCGATCCCCCAAGACCGACGCATTGGCGAGGTCGTCGTCGAAGCTCCAATACGCTCGCAGTTCACGCGACAGCGAATCCGTGTCGGCATTAACTTTGGTTGGGATTGGCGTTGCCGATTCGAGATCGATGACAACCTCGCGGTTCACGATTCCGTCGGGCTGGCGAAACTGAGCTACCAGCTTGCGATCGGCTCCCTTTCCCAAAGCGGTCAGAGTCAGGAACTGCCAGCCTTCGACAAGCGACCATTCCAGCGACGGGTGATAGACATCCAGTTCCGTGATCACGCGGGTGTGCCCAGGTGAGATCACAAAGTCGTGCAGGTCGTAACCGACGCGTTGCGGATGCCGTAGATGTCGCGCGACGTGAATGTCCCCTCCCAACAACACGACGCCCCCAATCTTCTGCTGTTTGACAAAATCCAACAGCGCGTCGCGTTCGTACCAATAGGTGAACATGTCGTCGGTTTCGCGGTTCTTCTTGTCCTGCCAGATCGCTCCCATCGCCAGCACCTTGAACGGCGCCTTCGATTGCCGCAGGCCTTCCAACAGCCATTCCCACTGCTGTTTGCCAAAACAAGTCGGTTGGCTCGGATCGACTGGCGACGGTTCGGTCTGCGAAAAATAACGCGGGTCCAAGAAGAAGACCTCGATCATTCCGAGGTCGACCTTGTGATAAACCCCTTCGCTGCCGTTGCCGTATTGCGAGTGAGCACGGTATTCGACAAAGCCGCGGCGCGTGGCCGGCTTTCCCGTTTGCATGTTCAATCCGTTTCCGTTGTTCTTGCCAAAGTCGTGATCGTCCCAAGTGCCGACGACCGGGGTCGTTCGAGCAAGCGCGCCCAGATCTTCCATCTGCATGAACTTGCGATGTCGGTCGCGGACGACCTTGAGATCGGCGGTATCGATGTAGGGCGTGTCGCCCATCAGGCAGAGCGTATCGATCCCCAGTTTCCGCATGTCGGCCCACATCCCGTTGGGTTCGATATCGACGCACGAGACAAATCCGACACTCACGCGGTTGTCGTCGCGTGCCGGCGTGGCGGTCGTGAACGCATGTTTTGCGTCGGCCTCCACCAACGCGATTGGTTTCGCCTGGCGATTCGACTTTTCCG from Rosistilla carotiformis includes the following:
- a CDS encoding alkaline phosphatase D family protein; amino-acid sequence: MSAPNRPAPVATPTNSFTRFGFARSWRIALWCVLIVAIQLPASANDVVGPVVGAVEATTAHLLYRPAAAEKQMRLTLLSETGDVIKTVDASSEQANDYVAKFAVAGLQPGTTYRYKIEELTEKSNRQAKPIALVEADAKHAFTTATPARDDNRVSVGFVSCVDIEPNGMWADMRKLGIDTLCLMGDTPYIDTADLKVVRDRHRKFMQMEDLGALARTTPVVGTWDDHDFGKNNGNGLNMQTGKPATRRGFVEYRAHSQYGNGSEGVYHKVDLGMIEVFFLDPRYFSQTEPSPVDPSQPTCFGKQQWEWLLEGLRQSKAPFKVLAMGAIWQDKKNRETDDMFTYWYERDALLDFVKQQKIGGVVLLGGDIHVARHLRHPQRVGYDLHDFVISPGHTRVITELDVYHPSLEWSLVEGWQFLTLTALGKGADRKLVAQFRQPDGIVNREVVIDLESATPIPTKVNADTDSLSRELRAYWSFDDDLANASVLGDRIDASAKNGAAVVADAGIRGGAVQLKRSQQQFLNVSRSFLDETSTAHTVSAWFRSDSLPAHGSSERQFLLESTAEGSPDGQRAWHLSLGLRTGEKPDQVNLQIHTVTLQPAANPEAAPQAIAQGPFNAMLDRDQLKGQWNHVALTFDAQRMQMFVNGQKVIDQPLPIPGPAAEFGGLILGGHRAGVGRNFDGAIDEVAIWQRVLSAAELQSLYGNGKPAKIGQ